In one window of Methanoculleus thermophilus DNA:
- a CDS encoding bi-domain-containing oxidoreductase, giving the protein MKQVLLDLQSGSIRVENVPVPTVTRGVVVENAYSLISAGTESSLINLAQQSLVGKAKARPDDVKRILQKIGTDGPLSAYRQAMGRLSKPEPLGYSCAGTVVQTASDEFEVGDRVACGGAGYAVHAEYVAVPRNLCVKVPDGVSLREAAFTTVGSIAMHGVRNAKVTVGENVAVIGLGLIGLLSVQILKAAGCRVIGIDIDPGKLSLAQKLGADLVSNYDGLVERVKSLSPFGADAVIITAATRSSAPVEAAGHLVREQGRVVVVGNVGMNLPRDVFYAKEAEVVVSRSYGPGRYDRNYEEKGLDYPIYVRWTERRNMEAFLSLIQQKKIDLAPLITHTFPLDDAPEAYNLISTGRERFIGVLLQYSPNGAGPSGTVVRLPESGRQPRKASTGLRRIGCIGAGVHALSSLYPHLSALPADLAAVATATGLSAQSVAKKYGFSYCTTDYREILSDPAIDAVLIATRNDLHASLAAEALRAGKDVFVEKPLATSIEELKEVVSAWNESGQRLMVGFNRRYSPLARRMKEFFSNRTTPTVLHYRVNAGQIPSGHWVHDGEQGGGMLISECCHFIDFMQYITGARPVQVYARAIEPTGDLPKYDNFQATLAFDDGSVGTVTYTTLGDRSYPKEMIEVFCGNAVGRITDFRDLELRRDGKASRERRWLTQEKGFFEELLAFVKGEEPDFPASVATTLATFAAWDSIDTGTPRTIDLGRVGL; this is encoded by the coding sequence ATGAAACAGGTACTGCTCGACTTGCAGTCAGGGTCTATCCGGGTGGAGAACGTTCCCGTTCCCACCGTAACACGGGGGGTGGTCGTCGAGAACGCTTACTCCCTCATCAGCGCCGGCACGGAGTCGTCGCTGATCAACCTCGCACAGCAGTCGCTCGTCGGCAAGGCGAAGGCACGCCCCGACGACGTGAAGAGAATTCTCCAGAAAATCGGCACCGACGGCCCCCTCTCGGCGTACCGGCAGGCGATGGGTCGTCTCTCAAAGCCGGAGCCGCTCGGCTACAGTTGTGCAGGCACGGTGGTCCAGACCGCGTCCGATGAGTTTGAGGTCGGCGACCGTGTCGCCTGCGGCGGAGCGGGGTATGCGGTGCACGCGGAGTACGTCGCGGTACCGCGAAACCTCTGTGTCAAGGTTCCGGACGGCGTCAGCCTCAGAGAAGCAGCGTTTACGACCGTCGGATCGATCGCGATGCACGGAGTCCGGAACGCGAAGGTCACGGTCGGCGAGAACGTCGCAGTAATAGGGCTAGGGCTGATCGGGCTGCTATCCGTCCAGATCCTCAAGGCCGCCGGGTGCCGGGTGATCGGGATCGATATTGATCCGGGAAAGCTTTCGCTCGCTCAAAAACTCGGGGCCGATCTCGTCTCGAACTACGACGGCCTCGTCGAGAGGGTGAAGAGCCTCTCGCCGTTCGGGGCGGACGCGGTCATCATCACCGCGGCCACACGGTCAAGCGCCCCCGTCGAGGCCGCCGGGCACCTCGTTCGGGAACAGGGCAGGGTCGTGGTCGTCGGGAATGTGGGGATGAACCTGCCCCGGGATGTCTTCTACGCGAAAGAGGCGGAGGTCGTCGTCTCCCGGTCCTACGGCCCTGGACGCTACGATCGAAACTACGAGGAGAAGGGGCTCGATTACCCGATATACGTCCGCTGGACCGAGCGAAGGAACATGGAGGCGTTCCTCTCTCTGATACAGCAGAAGAAGATCGATCTCGCTCCCCTGATCACCCACACCTTCCCTCTTGACGATGCACCGGAGGCCTACAACCTCATCAGCACAGGTAGAGAACGGTTCATCGGGGTCCTCCTCCAGTACAGCCCGAACGGTGCAGGCCCTTCCGGCACCGTCGTTCGCCTCCCGGAGTCCGGGAGGCAGCCGCGGAAGGCTTCCACCGGTCTTCGAAGAATAGGGTGCATCGGCGCCGGAGTTCACGCCCTCTCCTCTCTCTACCCGCATCTTTCGGCACTCCCGGCGGACCTTGCGGCGGTCGCGACCGCGACGGGGCTCTCGGCGCAATCGGTCGCGAAGAAGTACGGATTCTCCTACTGCACCACCGACTACCGCGAGATTCTAAGCGATCCTGCGATCGATGCGGTGCTGATCGCGACCCGCAACGACCTGCATGCTAGCCTTGCGGCCGAGGCTCTCCGTGCCGGAAAAGATGTCTTCGTGGAGAAGCCTCTTGCCACCAGCATCGAGGAACTTAAGGAGGTCGTTTCCGCATGGAACGAGTCCGGGCAGCGGCTGATGGTCGGGTTCAATCGGCGCTACTCCCCTCTTGCCCGGAGGATGAAGGAGTTCTTTTCGAACCGGACGACGCCGACCGTCCTGCACTACCGCGTCAACGCCGGGCAGATCCCGTCCGGGCACTGGGTGCATGACGGCGAGCAGGGCGGCGGGATGCTGATCTCGGAGTGCTGCCACTTCATCGACTTTATGCAGTACATCACCGGTGCGCGGCCGGTCCAGGTCTATGCCCGGGCTATCGAGCCGACCGGGGATCTTCCAAAGTACGACAATTTCCAGGCGACCCTGGCCTTCGACGACGGGTCGGTCGGGACAGTCACCTACACGACCCTCGGGGATCGGTCCTACCCAAAAGAGATGATCGAGGTCTTCTGCGGCAACGCCGTCGGGCGGATCACCGACTTTCGCGACCTTGAACTCCGGCGGGACGGGAAGGCATCGCGTGAGAGGCGGTGGCTTACCCAGGAGAAGGGGTTTTTCGAGGAACTCCTGGCGTTCGTGAAGGGCGAAGAGCCCGACTTCCCGGCGAGCGTCGCAACGACGCTTGCGACGTTTGCGGCGTGGGACTCGATCGATACCGGAACACCCCGGACGATCGATCTTGGGCGGGTCGGGTTGTGA
- a CDS encoding prenyltransferase/squalene oxidase repeat-containing protein has translation MDGAIKSLLSRTLRAVRDLAVVDGGIAYIRDPVFPIVRNRVHAEVTKAMLRSGGDPLVGPILEYVTACQNPDGSYNEIHVNYNQPSALITAFVGDALLEAADRYPHEENLQWARDYVIEAEKRPGYFLKSSGYTADHLNVDASCGAFLARYAERYDDPVARAAALRAAENVVRHQRPDGVYPYAVDKGTYPFVFDIPCVHYQGVTIYYLAKANEVLCDERIDESIDRGARWLAAAQYPDGRFDWSRSGLPFAYCLSGAYAFAHASFAYAARMDDRYRENADLALAWLAENVVGIAPRWEPGRWADLVPSVRAAAKTAALGDYPLRHRTFRFGYAVYRELARRRYAKTAETRSFEVLRRLLGIRSSTVEPSKNFPDLFMTSEILDCLTQAQIWGGDL, from the coding sequence ATGGACGGAGCCATAAAATCGCTCCTCTCCCGGACTCTCAGGGCGGTCCGGGATCTTGCGGTCGTCGACGGCGGGATTGCGTACATCCGTGACCCGGTCTTTCCGATCGTCCGCAACCGCGTCCACGCCGAGGTCACAAAGGCGATGCTCCGGTCCGGCGGCGATCCCCTCGTGGGCCCTATCCTCGAGTACGTTACGGCTTGCCAGAACCCCGACGGCTCCTACAACGAGATCCACGTCAACTACAACCAGCCCTCGGCCCTGATCACGGCTTTTGTCGGCGATGCGCTCCTTGAGGCGGCGGACCGGTATCCGCACGAGGAGAATCTCCAATGGGCCCGCGACTACGTCATCGAGGCCGAAAAACGGCCCGGCTACTTCCTGAAGTCCTCGGGCTACACCGCCGACCACCTGAACGTCGATGCCTCGTGCGGAGCGTTTCTTGCCCGGTACGCGGAGCGCTACGACGATCCGGTTGCCCGGGCGGCCGCTCTCCGGGCGGCGGAGAACGTCGTCCGCCACCAGCGCCCAGACGGCGTCTACCCCTATGCGGTCGATAAGGGGACGTACCCGTTCGTCTTCGACATCCCTTGCGTGCACTACCAGGGGGTGACGATCTATTACCTCGCCAAGGCAAACGAGGTGCTCTGCGACGAGCGGATCGACGAGAGCATCGATCGGGGGGCACGGTGGCTCGCCGCCGCTCAATACCCCGACGGGCGGTTCGACTGGTCGAGGAGCGGCCTTCCATTCGCATACTGCCTCTCGGGCGCCTACGCCTTCGCCCACGCGTCCTTTGCCTATGCGGCCAGGATGGACGACCGCTACCGGGAGAACGCCGATCTCGCTCTTGCGTGGCTTGCAGAGAACGTGGTAGGAATCGCCCCCAGGTGGGAGCCGGGCCGGTGGGCCGATCTCGTCCCATCGGTCAGGGCGGCGGCGAAGACGGCAGCGCTCGGGGACTATCCGTTGCGGCATCGAACGTTCCGGTTCGGCTACGCGGTCTACCGCGAGCTTGCCCGCAGGCGCTATGCAAAGACCGCGGAGACCCGGTCGTTTGAGGTCCTCCGTCGACTGCTCGGGATCCGGTCCTCGACCGTGGAACCGTCGAAGAACTTCCCCGATCTCTTCATGACATCAGAAATTCTCGATTGTCTCACTCAAGCACAAATCTGGGGTGGAGATTTATGA